One stretch of Pomacea canaliculata isolate SZHN2017 linkage group LG11, ASM307304v1, whole genome shotgun sequence DNA includes these proteins:
- the LOC112576309 gene encoding uncharacterized protein LOC112576309 codes for METSFKTSKRPTAYNVFCSERLKENRHARFQSEDWGKQWRSLSEDEKKYYEDIAFTLRNKSLDVNALLKKIKNITTVLRENQEEVRKAAGIESMCTLVYKDGSLSCTGFGCLGNLLSDRRTYQKLMEFANIASSNSVKESIKELREKVAFENVQNCKISTGADPVSL; via the exons AtggaaacatcttttaaaacttCTAAGAGACCAACTGCCTATAATGTCTTCTGCAGTGAGAGGCTTAAGG AAAACCGACATGCACGTTTCCAGTCTGAGGACTGGGGAAAGCAGTGGAGGAGCCTGTCCGAAGAcgagaaaaaatattatgaagatATAGCTTTCACATTAAGAAACAAAAGTCTTGATGTGAATGCCCtgttaaaaaagattaaaaacatt ACGACTGTGCTTCGAGAAAATCAGGAGGAGGTCAGGAAGGCAGCTGGTATAGAATCCATGTGCACACTTGTGTACAAGGATGGTTCCTTGTCATGCACTGGATTTGGCTGCCTTGGGAACCTCCTGAGCGACCGAAGAACTTATCAGAAGCTTATGGAGTTCGCAAACATTGCTTCTTCAAATAGCG TGAAAGAGTCTATTAAAGAATTAAGGGAGAAGGTGGCATTTGAAAATGTCCAAAATTGCAA AATCTCAACTGGGGCTGACCCAGTTTCCCTATAA
- the LOC112576185 gene encoding elastase-1-like has protein sequence MVPVTRTLAPIFRPLPRYTWRQKPSFLVTIPPSATTSTTTTTPTISSTTSSTPSTPTTGSTSTATTQAPTTAPTTTTATTSAATLTTTAMEANTTIAAETTTHAPTTPSSTLPHRAQMAEHCGIMARPMIIGGRRSRAGQWPWQVSLQIIASVQPWHRCGGVLIHPSWVLTAAHCVEGPFYGDVRNWRVVLSEDNLEVESGREIYRRIARIISHPGYIRTSNFPNDVALLQLDEGADLTTGEIRVACLPEEDDLPPDFSECWISGWGETRGYGGHENAMNELPVQILENTDCSSMWLRVGIHVLDDQLCVGYGDTGACYGDSGGPLMCEMNGRFYITGVMSWLINNCSARGFPNVFTRVTSYLDWIYEKLDFYEWWRYN, from the exons ATGGTGCCAGTCACGAGAACGCTCGCTCCTATTTTTAGACCTTTGCCGAGGTACACCTGGAGGCAGAAGCCGAGCTTCCTGGTCACCATACCTCCATCTGCTACAACAtcaacgacgacaacaacaccaacaatcTCGTCAACAACGTCATCTAcaccatcaacaccaacaactgGTTCTACTTCCACGGCAACGACGCAGGCTCCCACGACAGCTCCTACGACAACCACAGCTACGACTTCAGCAGCGACACTGACGACAACAGCCATGGAAGCCAACACCACCATTGCTGCAGAGACGACTACGCATGCGCCGACTACTCCGAGTTCAACTTTGCCACATCGTGCACAGATGGCag AGCACTGCGGCATCATGGCCCGGCCGATGATCATCGGGGGTCGAAGGTCGAGGGCAGGTCAGTGGCCGTGGCAGGTGTCGCTGCAGATCATCGCCTCCGTGCAGCCTTGGCACCGGTGTGGCGGGGTGCTCATCCACCCGTCCTGGGTCCTGACGGCGGCGCACTGCGTGGAAGG ACCTTTTTACGGGGACGTGCGAAACTGGCGCGTGGTGCTGTCCGAGGACAACCTGGAGGTGGAGTCTGGCCGCGAGATTTACCGGCGTATCGCCAGGATTATAAGC CATCCCGGGTACATCCGCACCAGCAACTTCCCAAACGACGTGGCCTTGCTGCAGCTGGACGAGGGCGCGGACCTAACGACTGGGGAGATCCGGGTGGCTTGTCTGCCTGAAGAAGACGACTTGCCGCCGGACTTCAGCGAATGCTGGATCAGTGGCTGGGGAGAAACCAGGG GATACGGGGGACACGAGAATGCGATGAACGAACTGCCGGTGCAGATCCTGGAGAACACCGACTGCTCCTCCATGTGGCTCCGTGTGGGCATCCACGTGCTGGACGACCAGCTGTGTGTGGGCTACGGCGACACTGGGGCGTGCTAC GGGGATTCAGGTGGCCCACTGATGTGCGAGATGAATGGCCGGTTCTACATCACGGGGGTGATGAGCTGGCTGATCAACAACTGCTCGGCGCGAGGCTTTCCCAACGTCTTCACGAGGGTGACGAGTTATCTGGACTGGATCTACGAGAAGCTGGACTTCTACGAGTGGTGGCGCTACAACTGA